GGTCGCCCCACCGCCGCGTCAGTCAGTGACTTACTTAGGTCGAGGAGTGGAAATCTTGATTCAGGGAACGTGGTCCCTGTCGCTCGTTACTTATtcattccatccatcaccgGCCAGCATCACGCATACATCCGTTGAGGTTCCGTTCCGTTGCCTGTACGAGGTCCCCACGAACCCGCGTGTCTCAAtcaattttttttcttgttgcGCATTTCGACGACGAGCTacgaccgacgacgacgaacgATTTACTTCCCCCTTTGCGATATCTACAACTTCGAGCTTCTCTAATCTCCCCCTTGGACACCTCCGACCTTTCCTGTCTTCCTGCTCCTTCGCCGGCTGTCGCAGGCGCCACGACACGGCGCAATTCATGTCCTCCCGACCTCAACTGCTTTCAATCTCAGAACCTGCCGCCGCGGTAGGCCCCTTCTCGCCATGGACCTGATTCGAAGGGCCACAAAGGTGGCTCCCAGCAAACCTCCTCTACAGCTTCccctcgacgagaagaggggcTCTAAACACAAGACCCTCGACTCCCGCCTGGCCTTTTTCCGCCGGCCGCTGCGGTTAAGGGGAAACTCTACCATTTCTGTGCCTCTGGGCGTTGTAATTTTCTTTCCTATGCTTGTTTTAATCCTCATCTTTATTCTCTTCGTCAGCCATCCCAGCTCTCCCGGGAGATTCCTGATACCAGGGGGCGCTGCCCCAGCCATGCGGTATGTCTGTCTGATCCCCAAAACTCTAAATCATCCACAACTGACGTGTCGTCACGACAGCAAAATCAGCGAAAAGTACGACAAGGTGTTTGTCGAGGGCTGCGCCCAGCCCGACACCAGCCAGCCCCGAGCGAACGCTGCCTTTGTGATCCTCGCTCGAAACAAGGAGATCGACGGCGTTGTACAATCCATCAAGTCGGTCGAGAGGCACTTCAACAGATGGTATCACTATCCATACGTTTTCCTCAACGATGGCGACTTCGACGATAATTTCAAGGAGGCTGTTCGAAATTATACTTCAGGGGAGGTCGAGTTCGGCAAGGTCGGGCCAGACATGTGGGGATTTCCTGACTGGCTCGACCCCAAGGTTGCTACAGAAGGCATTGCCAAGCAAGGCGACGCAGCCGTCATGTACGGAGGTCTTGAGAGCTACCACAAGATGTGCAGATTCTACTCTGGGTATGTCAAGAATGGAATGCTCACAGGGTTCCGCTAACACGGATATAGCTTCTTCTTTAACCATCCCCTATTGCTCAAGTACGAGTGGTATTGGCGGGTTGAGCCAGAGATCAGCTACTTTTGCGACATCACATAGTTCGTCGCCTTCCTTCCGGTCTACTACCCTGCAATTACTAACTTGGAACAGCGATCCTTTCCTCAAGATGATCGAACACAACAAGACCTACGGCTTCACCATTGCCGTCAAGGAACTCCGCGAGACCGTCCCCAACATCTTCCGATACGCCTCCGCCTACAAGCGATTGAACAATCTCACTTCCAAGGGTCTATGGGAAATGTTTGTTGAGCCAccggaagaggatgaggacgcTCCTCAGGATAGCGATACTCCAGTGGCGGACAAGAGTTTGTGGGAGTCcttcaccaagaagaaggagcctCTCGTGGATCCCGAGTCTATGGAGGGGGAGAAGTACAACATGTGCCACTTCTGGTCCAATTTCGAGATTGCCAAGCTCAGCTGGTTCCGCAGCAAGGAGTATCAGGATTTCttcgagatgatggaccGGAGTGGCGGTTTCTGGATGGAACGAGTACGTCTTGTTGTCTCTCTTTCGAGATCCAATGCTAATAACTTACAGTGGGGCGATGCTCCTATCCATTCCCTTGCCGCTGGCGCGTTGCTGGGTCCTCAAGATATCCACTACTTCCGAGACTTTGGATACCGACATACAACCATCCAGCATTGTCCTGCGAATGCACCGGGCAAGCAGCTCGCGCGAGAACCTTACCTGGAGAAGACGACATTCCCCGAGCGAAAACGaatcgaggaggacgactACTGGGAACACTGGGATGACGTACAAGAAGGTGGTATTGGCTGCCGGTGCAGATGCGACACAGATGTTGTCGACGTGGAGGGCAAGGAAGGATCTTGTCTTGCTGAATGGGTCGACGTTGCGGGAGGTTGGGCTCATCCATATTGAGTAACCAACCGGCGAGACTCGTTCAATACCAGCAGCGAGCCGAGATCCTTCCACCAGAACCTCCTCAACTAATGTGGAGGAATCGGATACCAACGGACACCAACGCTCCGAAGAGCATGAGCGAGTTTGTTGGGCATAATCAAGACGATAATTGCGCACGGTCAGGGCCAGGATAAAAAGAGGAGTGGCGTTTTGTTTTACGGCGGTGGCCTAGACCTTTGTTCATCTTTTCGACCACAGGCCTCGTTCAGGATACTGGTCGAATTTGCACTACAGGATACGGCACACGCATTGTGGGAATCTTGTTACAGATGAGGGTTGGGTGCCGTTATTGATCTGATAGATTTCGGGCTGCATTTTGGTACTCGGAAGCGAGGTGAAAGAGTACACTACATTGGGTATTAATGATACATGGGACTGAGCAATCACTCATTCCTGCAAATAACGGCCGCTTGGAAGCAGCGCTTTATTTAATCCTTGTGTTAATGGCTCTTGTTCCATCACTACACGCTACCTCATTTTACGGATCGCGACCTTAGTGAACATGGGATGGCATGCATGGACCATTCCTGATGATAATGCTTGCAAGCCTCAAGCCTCATGGGAACTACCGAACCGAAACTACGGTACCGCCCCTGCGGCTGAGATCAGAAGACAAAGGAAGCCTTGTCATTGGCGTTGGTGTAGGCAGATTTGCCAGGGCTGATGGTGGCGTTGGAGGCCCTCAAGCTAACAAGCACCGCCTCTCAGCAACGGCGATGAGTTCTGACCCCACACAAAGAGGGAGGGTTGTCTAACAAGTCAAGTCCTATATAAGAGTCCTAGTTGCTGGCACCTCAAGGAGACTTGTTTGGATCATTCAGCTCATTTCTTGAACGTCAAAACTTGCATCTTACACTACAATCTATTGTCCCTCTCACACACAATGGAGACTCTGAGTCGTGTTTCCGAGTATCTCTTCGGCCCTTCAATCCCAACCCGGGAACCATGTGGCCGAACAGTGCAGATCATGTCAGATCTACATCTCGAGCTAAACCGGCAATACTCGACATTTGACTTCCCAGTCAAGGCGCCCCTGCtcgtccttggtggtgacATTGGTCGTCTGGTCGACTACGACATGtttctcccctttctcgCACGCCAAACTGCACGCTTTGAAAAGGTctttcttgtcctcgggAACCACGAGTTTTATGAGATGAGTTATGAGGATGGTGtggaaaaggcaaaggagttggagaaggaggaggttcttgagggcAAACTTGTGATCTTGGATAGGAAGCGATGGGACGACCCTGATTCAAAGCTGACTATTGTCGGCGCAACGCTCTGGTCAAACATCCATCCCTCAGCAGCGGAAATCATCACACTCCGGGTTTCAGACTACAAGCTCATTTCTGGCTGGTCGGTCGCCAAGCACAACGAGTGCCACGCCAAGGACCTCGAGTACCTCACAACCACCGTCGCCGAACTCAACGAGCTCCCTCCAGAGTCCCAGCGCAACGTTCTTGTAGTGACGCATCACGCGCCCTGCGTACGAGGTGCATCACGGCCGGAGCACGTCAAAGTTCCATATAAAACAGCCTTCTCGACAGACGTGCTTCAGGCTAGGGAGTTTATGCGCGGGGTGGCGATGTGGATGTTTGGACACACACACTTTACAACCGAGTTTCAGAGGGGAGGCATCAAGGTAGTTGCGAACCAGAGGGGGTATGTTCTGGGCTATAAGGGCCCGACGTTGGAGGACACAAGGGGattt
This Fusarium keratoplasticum isolate Fu6.1 chromosome 6, whole genome shotgun sequence DNA region includes the following protein-coding sequences:
- a CDS encoding Metallophos domain-containing protein; protein product: METLSRVSEYLFGPSIPTREPCGRTVQIMSDLHLELNRQYSTFDFPVKAPLLVLGGDIGRLVDYDMFLPFLARQTARFEKVFLVLGNHEFYEMSYEDGVEKAKELEKEEVLEGKLVILDRKRWDDPDSKLTIVGATLWSNIHPSAAEIITLRVSDYKLISGWSVAKHNECHAKDLEYLTTTVAELNELPPESQRNVLVVTHHAPCVRGASRPEHVKVPYKTAFSTDVLQAREFMRGVAMWMFGHTHFTTEFQRGGIKVVANQRGYVLGYKGPTLEDTRGFDDGRVVEL